A region of Nitrosomonas stercoris DNA encodes the following proteins:
- a CDS encoding vitamin B12 transporter BtuB: protein MKVHNSYSTNGNSKSIHTTDIFINLPQWKWPVYLLLWTATSPSIAQQTLPEESVQFDAISVTATREARTTKEVPQSISVVDEKRIEDVRMFSIKDAIQGQVPGLRIESNSNSYDAKISIRGAGLKAQYGVREINLLRDGVPILDPDSFGRLDFVDTDDIERIEVTRGPGDLYSAGTAGGTIHIISRSAFDDRHNTIRGGVGNWGTHNLHTRFGKVFDEHAFSLTFSKRYTNNEWRQQNRFNSTNIGLKHGWQLGESSLLESEVTYNDVKLNLPGSLNREQYTRYRHTGKALETQDPWKNSARDSKILFMNSRLEHRMGDWLFKPRIYYNQWKHFHPITGQINDTEGWERNFGLDLEGIYTHSLFGIPGSMVIGGTWRRSWNENSLQYAYVDVLTVPGTGRIISTLSDRKGQLNSRTHFTNDLWGIYFLESLSPTDRLTIDLQMRFDQISFDIKRNEFQSYDYARGNYAPGRGLVKVKEDYDLFAPKAAVTYRATDQINAYVSVAHANQVPADGEIQNAVEFGRTLKASGHLNYEAGFKGRGRNWSFDLTGYHTDVSNEIISFVQNLQTLYANAGKTSKNGFEFFGNYAFTSGFEVGASYTYTDLKFNKLTEPLTVIDPVTNQRTTINANRSGNQVPRFPEHMYFVYTTYRHPSGWHGRVETRGQSDYFTDNANTERHGGYHFLTNLTVGYDLKHWGLTFNVQNLFDKRYAVDVNKDASGSRISFTPGMPRTFMGYLAYKF, encoded by the coding sequence ATGAAAGTCCACAACAGCTACAGCACAAATGGCAATTCCAAATCAATTCACACAACAGATATTTTTATCAATCTTCCACAGTGGAAATGGCCCGTTTATCTGTTACTCTGGACAGCAACCTCTCCTTCAATCGCACAACAAACCTTACCTGAAGAATCCGTACAATTTGATGCCATTAGCGTCACGGCAACACGTGAGGCACGCACCACCAAGGAAGTACCGCAATCGATCAGTGTAGTAGATGAAAAACGCATAGAAGATGTGCGCATGTTCAGCATCAAGGATGCTATTCAAGGACAGGTGCCAGGATTACGCATCGAGAGTAACAGCAATTCTTATGATGCCAAAATTTCAATTCGTGGCGCAGGCCTAAAAGCACAATACGGTGTGCGTGAAATTAACTTGTTACGCGATGGGGTACCCATACTTGATCCGGACAGTTTTGGCAGGCTCGATTTTGTTGATACTGATGATATCGAACGCATCGAAGTGACCCGTGGGCCAGGCGATCTTTATAGCGCAGGGACAGCTGGAGGTACTATTCATATCATTTCACGCTCTGCTTTTGATGATCGGCACAATACTATCCGTGGCGGCGTTGGAAACTGGGGAACACACAATCTGCACACTCGATTTGGCAAAGTTTTTGATGAGCATGCTTTTTCTCTTACTTTTTCAAAACGCTATACCAATAACGAATGGCGGCAGCAAAATCGCTTTAACAGTACTAACATCGGACTCAAACACGGGTGGCAATTAGGAGAATCCAGCCTGCTTGAATCTGAGGTCACCTATAACGATGTCAAACTGAATTTGCCTGGTTCGCTCAATCGAGAGCAATACACCCGCTATCGTCATACTGGCAAAGCCCTTGAAACACAAGATCCCTGGAAAAACTCAGCACGTGATTCCAAAATATTATTCATGAACAGCCGTCTGGAACATCGCATGGGAGATTGGCTTTTCAAACCGCGCATCTACTACAACCAATGGAAACACTTTCACCCAATTACTGGACAAATTAACGATACCGAAGGCTGGGAACGAAATTTCGGCCTGGATCTTGAAGGAATTTATACCCATTCTCTGTTCGGCATACCTGGTTCAATGGTGATTGGCGGCACCTGGCGCCGCAGCTGGAATGAGAATTCATTACAGTACGCTTATGTTGATGTGTTAACTGTACCGGGCACTGGCCGTATTATATCCACCCTGTCTGATCGCAAAGGGCAACTTAATTCACGCACTCACTTTACCAATGATTTATGGGGAATTTATTTTCTGGAAAGCCTTTCTCCCACGGATCGTTTAACGATCGATCTGCAAATGCGTTTTGATCAAATCAGTTTTGATATCAAACGGAACGAGTTTCAAAGTTATGACTACGCACGAGGCAATTACGCACCAGGACGCGGACTGGTTAAAGTGAAGGAAGATTATGATTTGTTTGCTCCCAAGGCAGCGGTAACCTATCGTGCCACAGATCAGATCAATGCCTACGTATCGGTTGCACATGCCAATCAAGTACCAGCAGATGGCGAAATTCAGAACGCGGTCGAATTTGGGCGCACCCTGAAAGCATCTGGTCATCTTAATTATGAAGCTGGTTTCAAGGGGCGTGGCCGGAACTGGTCGTTTGATCTGACCGGCTATCACACCGATGTCAGTAACGAAATTATTTCCTTTGTACAAAATCTGCAAACGCTATATGCCAATGCAGGCAAAACTAGCAAGAACGGGTTTGAATTTTTTGGCAATTACGCCTTTACTTCCGGATTTGAAGTGGGCGCCAGCTACACTTACACAGATCTGAAATTCAATAAACTTACTGAACCTTTAACAGTTATCGATCCAGTTACCAATCAGCGCACCACAATCAATGCCAACCGTTCTGGCAACCAAGTGCCGCGTTTTCCGGAACATATGTATTTTGTTTATACGACGTATCGCCATCCCAGTGGTTGGCATGGCCGGGTCGAAACACGCGGACAAAGTGATTATTTCACTGATAACGCAAACACTGAACGGCATGGCGGCTATCATTTCCTCACCAACCTGACCGTTGGCTATGACCTAAAACATTGGGGACTAACGTTTAACGTGCAGAACCTATTTGATAAACGCTATGCAGTAGACGTCAATAAAGATGCTAGCGGTTCACGCATCAGTTTCACACCCGGTATGCCTCGAACATTCATGGGATATCTCGCCTACAAATTTTAA
- a CDS encoding lactate utilization protein A: protein MQTHLTDLIKDTPEGQEADAILRSCVHCGFCLATCPTYQLLGNELDSPRGRIYLMKQMLEGQEVTETTQLHLDRCLTCRACETTCPSGVQYGRLLDIGRGMIEQKTQRTPYATFKRYLLRKLLPNRTFFNTLMGVARLGRPLLPGHLKRTIPPKPATSNAPSNQQHTRSMLILQGCVQPSLAPNTNYATARVLDKLGITVISAEQAGCCGALAYHLGAQEEGLDAMRRNIDAWWPFVTRSENPVEAIIVTASGCGVTVKDYGYLLQHDPIYAEKAARIASLTKDISEVIAAETATLIPLLQAANTSANSASSYQLALHTPCTLQHGMKLTGKIEPILQAAGFHLAKVVDPHLCCGSAGTYSILQPKLSRQLRDNKITALTTENPELIATANIGCQMHLQSGTSLSVRHWIELLDEKLAHVKPNKTIPSTH, encoded by the coding sequence ATGCAAACCCATTTAACCGATCTCATCAAAGACACACCAGAAGGACAAGAAGCAGATGCCATTTTGCGCAGTTGTGTGCATTGCGGTTTCTGCCTTGCTACCTGTCCCACTTACCAACTACTCGGCAATGAGCTGGACAGTCCACGCGGACGCATTTATCTGATGAAACAAATGCTGGAAGGCCAGGAAGTCACTGAAACAACACAATTGCACCTGGATCGTTGCCTAACCTGCCGCGCCTGTGAGACTACTTGCCCTTCCGGCGTGCAATATGGACGCTTGCTCGATATTGGGCGTGGAATGATTGAGCAAAAAACACAACGTACCCCTTACGCTACTTTTAAGCGCTACCTGTTACGCAAGCTGCTGCCCAATCGCACATTTTTTAACACCCTCATGGGAGTCGCTCGATTAGGACGACCACTACTACCTGGCCACCTAAAAAGAACCATCCCTCCCAAACCAGCAACCTCTAACGCTCCCTCCAACCAACAGCACACACGCTCGATGCTGATCCTGCAAGGCTGTGTTCAACCGAGCTTGGCGCCAAATACTAACTATGCCACCGCCCGAGTGCTGGATAAGCTCGGTATCACTGTTATAAGTGCAGAACAAGCTGGCTGCTGCGGTGCGCTTGCTTATCACCTTGGTGCACAAGAAGAAGGGCTGGACGCAATGCGTCGCAATATCGATGCTTGGTGGCCATTCGTCACACGATCGGAAAATCCAGTGGAAGCAATTATTGTCACGGCCAGTGGTTGCGGCGTCACAGTCAAAGATTATGGTTATTTACTGCAACACGATCCGATTTATGCGGAGAAGGCAGCACGCATTGCCAGTTTGACCAAAGATATCAGCGAAGTCATTGCTGCCGAGACAGCCACGTTAATTCCGCTGTTACAAGCAGCGAATACTTCTGCCAATTCAGCATCATCATACCAGTTGGCTTTGCACACACCTTGCACTTTACAGCACGGCATGAAATTGACAGGGAAAATCGAACCTATTTTGCAAGCAGCTGGCTTTCATTTAGCTAAAGTGGTTGATCCTCATCTTTGCTGTGGTTCTGCTGGCACCTACTCCATTTTGCAACCTAAACTTTCACGTCAGTTACGAGATAACAAAATCACGGCGCTGACCACCGAAAATCCGGAATTAATTGCGACTGCAAATATTGGTTGCCAGATGCATCTGCAAAGTGGCACATCATTATCTGTACGTCACTGGATCGAACTGCTGGATGAAAAACTTGCGCATGTAAAACCAAATAAAACGATACCTTCGACACATTGA
- a CDS encoding IS630 family transposase ISAzs37, with protein MAAARLIWRDWQKTCDPARLIFLDETGASTDMTRQYGRCPVGERCYDHAPGSHKTMTFVAGLHLNGLLAPWCLDAPMNGAAFLVYVETQLCPALKPGDIVICDNLSSHKVAGVREMIKDKGAEILYLPPYSPDLNPIEQVFSKIKTLLRKAAERSFDALWTAIGSIIETIRPQECRNYFTNSGYVSN; from the coding sequence GTGGCGGCGGCAAGGCTCATTTGGCGAGACTGGCAAAAGACCTGCGATCCCGCTCGCCTGATCTTTCTCGATGAAACGGGAGCAAGCACGGACATGACGAGGCAGTATGGCCGCTGTCCTGTGGGAGAGCGATGCTATGACCATGCTCCCGGCAGTCACAAAACCATGACTTTCGTTGCCGGATTGCATCTTAACGGTTTGCTTGCGCCGTGGTGTCTGGATGCGCCCATGAATGGCGCAGCTTTCCTGGTTTATGTGGAAACCCAGCTCTGCCCTGCACTCAAGCCAGGTGATATCGTTATCTGCGACAACCTGAGCAGCCACAAGGTTGCCGGTGTCCGGGAGATGATCAAGGACAAAGGTGCAGAAATCCTTTATCTGCCGCCTTATTCTCCCGACCTCAACCCCATTGAACAGGTCTTCTCCAAAATCAAAACCCTCCTGCGTAAAGCCGCCGAACGATCCTTTGATGCTCTCTGGACCGCTATCGGCAGCATCATTGAAACCATCCGGCCCCAGGAATGCCGTAACTACTTCACCAACTCCGGCTATGTATCTAACTAA
- a CDS encoding putative FAD-linked oxidoreductase, whose product MKRKQLIAAFLQFLPEEAVLYETEELRPYECDALSAYRQLPMLVVLPRTEAEIIKILQICHAEQVPVVARGSGTGLSGGAQPHAEGVLLSLAKLNRILEIDPLACTARVQPGVRNLAISEAAAPYGMYYAPDPSSQIACSIGGNVAENSGGVHCLKYGLTVHNILRLRVLTIEGELLEIGSEAFDSPGFDLLALMTGSEGMLGIITEITVKLLPKPETVQLVMAVFNEISLAGEAVANVIQAGIIPAGMEMMDKLTIHAVEDFVHAGYDLEGAAILLCESDGMAEEVASEIEQIQAILRASGAIRIRVARDEAERQLFWAGRKAAFPAAGRVSPDYYCMDGTIPRKHLARVLEQIEQLSEKYNLRCMNVFHAGDGNLHPLILYDATQPGELEKAEAFGARILEICIEFGGSVTGEHGVGIEKLNQMCLQFNDAERNLFHAVKAAFDPQALLNPGKAIPELHRCAEFGAMHVHQGTEKFPDIPRF is encoded by the coding sequence ATGAAGCGTAAACAATTAATTGCCGCTTTTTTGCAATTTTTGCCTGAAGAAGCAGTATTGTACGAAACAGAAGAATTGCGACCATACGAATGTGACGCGCTCTCTGCTTACCGACAATTACCAATGCTGGTTGTGTTGCCACGCACTGAAGCGGAAATCATCAAGATTCTGCAAATTTGTCATGCTGAGCAAGTACCGGTTGTAGCACGCGGCTCCGGCACCGGTCTTTCAGGGGGTGCGCAACCGCATGCGGAAGGGGTATTGCTATCATTAGCCAAGCTCAATCGCATTCTGGAAATTGATCCACTTGCCTGCACAGCACGCGTTCAGCCGGGCGTACGCAACTTAGCAATTAGTGAAGCAGCTGCACCTTACGGTATGTATTACGCTCCTGATCCTTCCTCTCAAATTGCCTGCAGTATTGGCGGCAATGTGGCAGAAAACTCTGGCGGCGTACATTGCCTGAAATATGGCCTTACCGTACACAATATTTTGCGCTTGCGCGTGCTGACAATTGAAGGTGAATTACTGGAAATTGGCTCGGAAGCGTTTGATAGCCCCGGTTTTGATCTGCTAGCTCTAATGACTGGCAGTGAAGGCATGCTCGGCATTATCACTGAAATCACGGTTAAATTACTCCCTAAGCCAGAAACGGTGCAGTTGGTTATGGCCGTATTCAATGAAATTAGTCTGGCTGGTGAGGCGGTAGCCAATGTTATTCAAGCGGGAATTATTCCTGCCGGGATGGAAATGATGGACAAACTGACTATTCATGCAGTCGAGGATTTCGTCCACGCCGGCTATGACCTGGAAGGCGCCGCCATTCTGTTGTGTGAATCCGACGGCATGGCAGAAGAAGTCGCCAGCGAAATCGAACAAATTCAAGCTATTTTACGGGCCAGCGGTGCTATTCGCATTCGCGTGGCACGTGATGAAGCCGAACGGCAGCTTTTCTGGGCTGGGCGTAAGGCAGCTTTTCCGGCAGCGGGTCGGGTTTCACCAGACTACTATTGCATGGATGGCACTATTCCGCGTAAACACCTGGCGCGCGTGCTAGAGCAAATTGAACAACTCTCGGAGAAATATAATCTACGCTGTATGAACGTATTTCATGCAGGAGATGGCAATCTGCATCCGCTGATTCTATATGATGCTACTCAGCCGGGAGAACTGGAAAAAGCGGAGGCATTTGGTGCGCGTATTCTAGAGATTTGTATTGAATTCGGCGGATCAGTAACCGGTGAACACGGCGTAGGCATCGAAAAACTCAATCAAATGTGCTTGCAGTTTAATGATGCCGAACGCAATTTATTTCATGCAGTCAAGGCAGCTTTTGATCCACAGGCACTGCTGAATCCTGGCAAAGCCATTCCCGAATTACACCGCTGCGCTGAATTTGGTGCTATGCATGTTCATCAAGGTACCGAAAAATTCCCAGATATACCAAGGTTCTGA